Part of the Olsenella profusa DSM 13989 genome, AGGTGGTCACCTTGTAGGTGATGGTGCGCGTCTCCTGGGGGTAGGTGTTCACCTGGCTCGACCACGCATCGAAGCCGTAGAGCGAGGGCAGGTGCCACACCCCGAACGCCGGCGAGTCCACACGAACGTCGCTGATGGTCCCGCCCGCGGGCGCCACCAGGATCAGCACGGAGACCATGTCGCCCGTGGAGCGCTTGTACTGCATGTTGCCCCCCGTGATATACGTGGGGGCGCTGGCGACGATCTGGTCGGTGATCATGTTCCCCAGCGTGGTGGTCACCTCGTAGGTCGTGGAGCCGTCCGCGTTCCTGGCCGCCGCGCCAACCGTCGTACGCAGGTCGAGGTACCAGGCAAGCTTCGCCCATGTGACATCGTTCACGTAGACGCCCAGCACGGGCTTGGTGGCGTCGGTCGAGAGGCCGCCCGAGGCGCCCACCGCGACAAGGGCCTGCTCCTCGTCCTCGTTGGCCATCCACACCTGCAGGCGCCCGTCGGCGGCGGACTGGCCGAGGGTGTCCATGAGGTCGGTCGCCTTGGCGGCGCCCAGGTTGCTCATGATGGAGGTGAAGGCCGTTGCCGCGGCGTCGGCAAAGAGGGCGTCCTCCGTCGCGTTCTGGTTGCCATAGCGCAGGTAGACGTTGTTCTCCAGCTCCTGCGCCGCATTGTCGCCCGTAAGGGTCGTGCCGTCCGCCACCGTCACGGGACCGGTCAGGGCCAGCAGGCGCTGCAGGAAGACGGGGTCGATCCCTATCACGCCATCGACGGCCTGGTGATGCAACTGCTGCCAGGCGGTGGCAAGCAGCGTGGCCGTGCGCGGAAAGTTGGGCGTGAGCGTGGCGGCATCGGCACGCGAGCCGATGGAGGAGCCAAAGGTGCCGACCTCCTCATCGGTGGCACCCAGCGAGAGGCCCTCCTTGCCCGCCAGGGACGCGAAGTCCCCCAACCTCATGACACCATCGCTCACCGTTAGCGTGCCCACCGACCCAGGGAAGCCACCCGACGCGCGCAGCTCCGCGTTGTTCTGGGCCACCACGAGATAGGTGCGCGTCTGCCCGTTGGCACCGAGCATCTGCGGGAGGTAGGGCAGGATGGCCTGGACGGAGTCCAGGCGGGCCTTGGCGGCGTCAACCTTGGTACGCAGCTTGGCAATCGCGGCGTCAAGCTGCGAGAGATGCGCCGGGGGCAGGGCGTCGATGGTGCTGGTGGCGCGGTCCAGCACGGGCGACGCATCCGCCATCACCGTACCGAGACCCTGCAGGGCATCCACGTTGATGGCGCTGTTTGAGAAGAGGCTCTTGAGGTCGAGCGCATCCGCATGCTGGGAGAGCGGTATGATAGCATTGTCCGAGACGTCCACGAGCGTGTCGGCCAGAGCGCGCACGGAGCGAACGTCATCGCCATACCCCGGGATGGCAGCGGCCACGCTCCACGCGGGAGACTGCACCTCGCCTTGGATCTCGTGGGCGGCAGAGCCGATGCGGGAGGCCAAGGGGGCGATCTGGTCCGTGTCGCCACTGGACGCGGCAGAGGCGAGGCCATCGACTGCGGTCAGGACGGCGTCGGCGTCCGTATGCACCTTCTGCGCGGAGCGCACGAGGGCAAACGCCTCAAGTCCCACGAGCGCCAGCAGCACGACCACGATGCCGGCGACGGTGATGGCGATGGTGCGCCGCCGC contains:
- a CDS encoding DUF4012 domain-containing protein, whose amino-acid sequence is MARSGSTHFKVDQGETPASQEGHPDSRRVYMPRRGAASPSSGRHGHGPRRRRRTIAITVAGIVVVLLALVGLEAFALVRSAQKVHTDADAVLTAVDGLASAASSGDTDQIAPLASRIGSAAHEIQGEVQSPAWSVAAAIPGYGDDVRSVRALADTLVDVSDNAIIPLSQHADALDLKSLFSNSAINVDALQGLGTVMADASPVLDRATSTIDALPPAHLSQLDAAIAKLRTKVDAAKARLDSVQAILPYLPQMLGANGQTRTYLVVAQNNAELRASGGFPGSVGTLTVSDGVMRLGDFASLAGKEGLSLGATDEEVGTFGSSIGSRADAATLTPNFPRTATLLATAWQQLHHQAVDGVIGIDPVFLQRLLALTGPVTVADGTTLTGDNAAQELENNVYLRYGNQNATEDALFADAAATAFTSIMSNLGAAKATDLMDTLGQSAADGRLQVWMANEDEEQALVAVGASGGLSTDATKPVLGVYVNDVTWAKLAWYLDLRTTVGAAARNADGSTTYEVTTTLGNMITDQIVASAPTYITGGNMQYKRSTGDMVSVLILVAPAGGTISDVRVDSPAFGVWHLPSLYGFDAWSSQVNTYPQETRTITYKVTTSPDAAADLVVRSTPTGQAMAS